A region of the Cryptococcus neoformans var. neoformans B-3501A chromosome 6, whole genome shotgun sequence genome:
ATCTCCATTTCTattccatttcttccttcgaATTTCTGTACACATCATAACAGGAAGCAAGGATGGCAGAGCTCACTAAAGAGAACCTCGATAAAGTCACAGGTGAGTACTGATTTACCTCCAGTCTTATTGAGGGATGCGATGGGAATGGCCTTGTCAGAACGATGTTCCGCCGGCCTTAACCCAGGACATGAACTGGCAACGCTCTTTGGCTATCTCTAGATGAGCAGAAGCAGGCGGGTACAGCCTTGTGCAGTGCTACAAACATGGCTTGGATGCTGGATGGCGCCCGGAGGGGCTTGATTGCCGGGCGTTCCCACACTTCCTACACTGTCCGCATCTATCACTACAAGTACTCCTTGTATTCCTCAAGACAGAGCTTCAGTTGTAGTATTTATCAAGGCCACATTCTTCCACATAAGATTGGCTGTGTTTTTGTTTAGATAGCTATCGAGCTTGTGGCTACTGCATCAAACGATGTACACTTGACGACCCGCCCGGCTTTGTATACCCATTCCGTGATATCATAATTGTTTCGTGTCGGCGTTTCTCCCGCTTtaccatccccatcccctcGCATGACTTATACAACCTTCAAAGCACAAGTTAACCCATTAATCAGCTTCCCCGGGCTCTTCTAGCCATGGTTCCCGCACCCCTTCTTTGCACCAACCCGAGATGTCGCGGCGATCCTCTCTGTCAGCTGGGCACCCCCACTCTTTCAAGCACGTCGATACCACCCAAATTGGTGTGCCTATCGTAACTCCCCGTAGGTTGATATTGATATACCAAGGTAACTAGCATAACTAATTGGCATGCATATGTAATTAGGCAAGGAACGTCCTGGGCACCAACGATCCCTCACCGGCTCTTACTTTCCCTCTCAGAAGGGTGGAATCGTCGATATGCCAGGAGAGTGGCCTATCGGGGATGAAAAGACTTGGCGGGAGGCTAAGAAAGCTATGGAAATTGATCAGGATAATCCCCAGGATGTGGCGAATACCATTGTTAGGCACGTGAACACGAGTTTGGGAAGGCAGGTTTACAACGTCGATGAGGTGAGCGAAAATTGCACACGATAGCCGGTGAAACAGGACTAACTGAGAGGCATAGGTCGCCGCTTACCAGGCAACAGCTTTGTCTGTCAGGGACCAACTTCTTGAGTACGTATAGTAAGGTGGATACCAATGAAGCGTGTGCTAAATGACGATGCAGCCGATGGAACCAGACCGCCGCGTAATCCTTTTCCACCCATACTCTGTATCCGATCTGACTGTCGTATAGCTACCATACCGCCAAGGCTCCCAAGCGCATTTACTACCTCTCCATCGAATGGCTCGTCGGGCGATCCCTCGACAATGCTGTGCTTAACCTGGGCATGAGGAACGTGTACGAAGAGGCGAACCGCAAGCTAGGCTTTAACTTTGAGGATCTTCTCAacgaagagagagatgCAGGTTTAGGCAATGGAGGTCTTGGTCGTTTGGCTGCTTGCTACGTATGCCCTGCATTCCCAACAACGCAACCAGAAGAGATGGCTGACTGTAATGAAGATCGACAGTATGGCGACTCTTAACCTCCCCGGTTGGGGTTATGGCCTGAGATACAACTATGGTATCTTTAAACAActcatctccaactctGGCGAACAGCTTGAAGCGCCTGACCCATGGCTTGACCGTGAAAATGTGCGTCAAAGCTCTCCCCTGTTATCCCGTCTTATCTCCTTATTGACCCCCCGCACTTATCTTCTTATCAATTACGTTATCTGATAACATTCCACTGATAACTTTATTCTATCCTGTGTAGCCTTGGGAAATTGCCCGTCTTGATGTGACCTACCCCATCCGATTCTACGGCCGTGTTGatcccatccccaacaCCGATCGTGCTGTGTGGTCGGGGGGTATGGAGTGCTTGGCCGTGGCGTACGATACCCCTATCCCTGGTTATGGCACCAAGAACTGTGCAAATATCAGGTTGTGGAGTGCTAAACCCGTTCAAGGGTTCGACTTGAACTCTTTCAATGGTAAGGCTCTACTATTTTATTGGAGGTGATCACTGGTAGGCTGATGTGCCATACAGCGGGTAACTACGAGGCCAGTGTTGCCGCAAGCAGTGAGGTCGAGAACATTGTACGTTGTAAACACTGCTTCCCATGTCAACGCGTGGGAACTAACAATGTACTCAGACCCGGGTCCTTTACCCCAATGACAACATGTATGCTGGTAAGAAGCTTCGAGTGATGCAGCAGTACCGTAAGTTTGGATCTTACAATTATCTTACGTTAACATGTGGCTCATACAAATGCTCTTTCCAGTTTGGGTCAGCGCCTCTCTCCAAGACATGCTCCGCCGCTTCACCAAGCTTGATCTTCCATGGACCGAGCTCCCCGATTACGTCTGTATCCAGATGAACGACACGCACCCAACTCTTGCCATTCCCGAACTATTGAGAATTTTGatcgatgaagaaaaatTGGACTACAACACTGCCTGGAAGATTACCCAGAAGGTGTTCGCCTACACCAAGTAAGCTCTTTTTGGTAACTAATTTTGGTGGATGCTGATACAAGGTAGCCACACTGTCTTGCCTGAGGCTCTTGAGAGGTGGCAGCTTGATCTTTTCGAAGAGCTTTTGCCTAGGCATTTGCAGATCATCTACAGGATTAACTTGTATGTCTTCTTCGCGTTGCCTAACTTGACAGTGAAACTGATTACTTGTTAAATAGTGATTTCCTTGGTCTTGTGGCGAAGCGATGGCCCGTAAGTTCATATGCTTGATCGAAAACGCAAATACTGACAATACGTTTAGGGTGACATGGACCGTATCCGCCGAATGAGCATTATCGAAGGTGCGTCGTCAACATTTTcctgatgaagatgtggCTGATACCTGCAACAGAGGGATCCCCCAAATACGTTCGCATGGCCTATCTCGCCATTGTCACATCATTCAAGATCAACGGTGTTGCCGAGTTGCATAGTCAGTTGTTGCAAGCCACCATCTTTAGAGACTTTGTAGAATTTAAGGGCAGAGATGCGTTTACTAATGTAAGTCCACCAACGACGCTCTTATCGTGTCGCACTAACGGAGATGTGCGTGTATAGGTGACCAACGGTATCACTCCTCGTCGGTGAGCCCATATTATTTTTCACCTCTTAAGCGTAGCGCTCACACCCCGTAGATGGCTCCTCCAGTGCAACCCCGAGCTTGCCGCTCTTATTACCCACACTCTCGGCTCCGACGATTGGGCCACTAACCTCAAGCTTCTCAAGAACCTCTTGCCAATGGCTGACAATGCCGACTTCAGGAAGGCATTCACCAACATCAAGATGGACAACAAGAACCGTGTAAGTAATTTATTGTCATAATTGTTGGTGCAACTGACTAAGTACACAATGTCTTGATAGCTTGCTTCACTTATCGAGGCTGAATTGGGTATTACGTTGAACATTGACAGTGTGTTTATGACCCAAATTAAGCGTTTGCACGAGGTTTGTCCAACTCGATCTTTGAGAGTCGCCACTTGTGCCTGACATTTTATCTAGTATAAACGTCAAACTCTTAACCTCTTCGGTGTCATCTACCGCTACCTTCGCATCAAGCAAGCTTCTCCTGAGGAACGCAAGAAGATCACCAAGCACACTGCCATTTTCGCTGGTAAAGCCGCTCCCGGCTACTACGTTGCCAAGTTGGTCATCCGTTTGATCAATAACGTCGCCCGAGTGGTCAACGATGATCCCGATGTCGGTGACATCTTGAAGGTCGTCTTTATCCCCGATTACAGTGTGTCAATTGCTGAGGTCTTGGTACCCGCTTCAGACGTCAGTGTGCAGATTAGTACCGCAGGTACGGAGGCGAGTGGTACAAGTAACATGAAGTTGGCGTTAAACGGTGCTTTGTTGCTGGGCACGGTAGATGGTGCCAACGTCGGTACGTTCTAATTTCCTCAATGTGACAGGAACTCCTCCACTAATGCCATAGGCAGAGATCGCTGAAGACGCCGGGGAAGATCAGTCATTCCTCTTTGGGCACCTTGCCGAACAGGTCGATGAGGTGCGCTACGCTAATACCTACCAGCCTACCCCTCTCGAGCAGCGTTCTCCTGAACTTGCACAGACGTTCAAGGCGATTGAGGCGGGTACTTTCGGAGATGGTGCTATCTATGCGCCGTTGTTGAAGACGGTTTATGAGCACGATTACTATCTAGTACGCTGTGTTCCTCCTTTCAAATGTAAAGCTCAGGCTAATGGTGCTGTTAGGTATCCAACGACTTCGGTTCTTATCTCTCTGCCGAAAAGCTCATGGATGAGTGCTATGACTCGGACAAGACAGAATGGACGCGGAAGTCGATCATCACCGCCTTCAACATGGGAGATTTCAGCAGTGACAGGTCGGTCCAGGACTATGCGGATGGTATCTGGAGTGTAGAACCTTGCGAAGTTCCAGAAGATTTTTCAATCTAGATCGATATTGGGTTGATAGATTATTGACCGCAATGGTCATGCCATATGTTTCATAGTAGGAATTGAGTCAAGCCTGGAATTTGCGTGTTTTGGTAGAAAAAGTACTTGCTCTGTAGAAACAAAGAAATGAATTGTCCTGAAATACGTACCTGGATACATATCAGTCAGCCACACCACGATGATAAAGACTACAGACAGTATGTACATCCTGATAAGGCGCCCCTTGACGCCGAATATACAACTGGCAACCAGTGCCGCAAATCACCATCGGTTCCTCAAGCCGTCTTACGGCTTATCCACCAGTAACACCTGATACATCATTTCCACATGTTCCgtttttctcttcttgacgCCAGGGATGGATATCCTTTCTAGCGACTCATCACCTATCATTACTTTCCGCTTATGCGGGCAGAAAAATCGTCGCGGCTTGGCATTTGCGTGAGAAGGAAGTGTATAGGCAGGGTTGAGGACCAGCAGGGAAGCCAAGTGACCTTTGCGGATTTTAGGAATTATTGGGGGGCATGTGGCCTCTTCTAAAGATGATGTTGGCCGCACCTCACTTTCAAGCTCGTTTGCGACTAGAAAATGGTAAGTCACGCACAGAAGGCTAGACACCGGGACCTACATGGAGGGCTTAAGTGCGCCTCGCTGAGACCTGCCTCGATTATATGTTGGGGTTTTTCAACAGTCtccacatcatcctctgcaTTTAAAGGAGGTTCTGCTAAAAGCTGAGAGACTTCGTTTTCTTCAGGGTTGGCCTTTGCATCGGTGATAACTACAAGGTCACTCATTAGGACAACTACGTCGCTGGTGATATAGTTCGAAAAGGCTTACGTGCAGTGACTGTTTCAGCGGGCTCGTCAGGCTGTTCAGGCTCTGCGCCCTCTTTGACAGACTCTCCAGGGTGGCCTTGTCCATTTTCATTTTGAACATCGCTGGCTACTTCTGTTGTGGACAAGATTTCTCTAGCTTCCTGTGGTTGTTCAGGTTCGACTGTCGTCTTGTCGATTGAAGCCTCAGTAGATTCCGGTCCTATGACCTCAATAGCTTCACGCCCATGGCTCTGTCCATGTTCCTCATTACCTGTCTGGGCCCCTTCGGCTGATGGGCGACTTTCCGTAGAGTTTTGTAGAGGCTGCTCTAGTTCTtcagcagccttctccATAGAATTCCCCAGCTCTGTTCGCTGGTCCTCTCCCGCATTTCCATCGTTTGCACCTTTCTGGTCAGATTCCGGATCCTTTTGAACGACGTCAGTTGATGACGAGGTTTCTCCAGGTCCTTCGAGATCCTCCTGGGCATCCAATGCTTTACCTGGCAAGCCGCCTTCCTCGACGATCTTTGCTCCATTTATTTGCTCAGCCGAGTTACCACCTTCATTGGTCacttctttttgccttgCCTGTATTGACGATATTGCATTATTCTTGGCTCCTTGAATTCCTCCCTCGTCCTTTGCAAATATTTCTGTACGTTTTTCAAGAGACACTCTCCTGGTAGGTATCACTATGAAACCGTTAACATTCAAGTGAGCTGTTCAAAGCAGCGAACCTACCACTTGCTTTGGATGGTGTTGGGCTTGGTCCTGCTATTGGATCAGAGCTCAAACCATCCACTACATCCTGGTCATATGCTTCTTCATTTACGAAACTTGATTGATCCGCTTTCGCCTGCCCTTTGTCTAACAAATCCCCTCCTTCCGTCTCTCCAATGCTATTTTTCTTTAACACTTCCCCTTTCAGCAGTTCAACAGCtactttttccctttcatcatTCCCTTTGTCTTCTTGAATCTCCGTTGTACTCGTTATAAGCAGAGTCGAGGGTAAGATCGTGGGTGAAGAAAGGGCGGATGGTAAGGGGCTAGAGGAGAGTGGTGACCCTATACTGACGACTTCCGCGCCAATTTCTCGGGACATATCCAGTCGCAGCTAATGCGGGGTAATCAAAAGGGCCGGTATACTTGATTAAAGAAGAATTAACCCCGTAGGATGGagaacgaaagaaggatggctCTAGCCTTCTTGCGATTTCGTTGGTGTCTCAAACGCGTCGTATCAAAACACGAGGACAGGTCCCCCAAGCAAGGCTGAAAAAAGGGGGTTATAAAACAAGTGGATGTGCAAAATCTCGATGAGGGTGTTCGAGTTAGCTGATAACGATGGGAAAGTATGCTCAAATGAAGGAGTCAAATTTTTCGCAGAACCAAGATGAGTAAAATTGGGTGCAGAAGATCATTTGGTCAGAACTGAAAAATGAACGACATCGGCCAACTCGCCAACCGCCCTGAAAAACACAACAAGTTGCATAGGTGGAGAGATTGACGAAGTCGTTGGCATGCTATTTGGGTACATTCTGGATCGAAATACACATACTTAATTTTaccttctctttcaccctCCTCTTAATATACCAATAATGGGACATGGAGGCCACACTAGTCTATACTTTGCCAACCGCagcttttcttttcaggGCAGCCTCATGAATTTCCTTCAACTTCTTTGGGTCGGCATTCCCATGTAGCTGGGCACGCTCCTCTTGAGTCAAGTGCTCATCAAGTTCTGCATAAGAACATTAGATCTCCTCAGCATTACCTCGATAACAGTGACTTACCGAGGATGTCTCGCCATGAGTGGtcaccttctttcttttgaCTAAACTCGTCAGGGGGATTGGAATTGGCACCAGCCAACAAGGCACCTCCGACTAAGAGTCCAACAGTGAGGCCTAGAGCAAGTTGTTAGTAATGATAACTTCTGAAAATATCTTTTTGACTAACCTTGAGCCCACATACGGGCTTGCACTACCTTCTGAGCTGTAGTCTGATAAGGGTTTCTGGCGACGATGCCGAAAGCTAAACCTAAGGACCCGACCCAACTAAACGACCCAACAGTCAGTACAGAGTACCTTGGATCAATTAAAGCACACTCACGCGGCACTGATAAGACTGTATTTGTGATTTCCGACCCAAttcttggccttttccATTTGTGTCATCTTTCCCCACCTTTCTGACTGCCTCTCTATGTTGCGCTCAATTTCCTTCTGGCCGACACCAGACCATTGTGCCCGCTCATACGCCAGACCAGCTCTCTCGGCAGAGATGAACATACAAGGAATACTGATGACTACTCCGCCAAATGCTTTCGCAGGGAGGGGTAAAGAGCGAAATGTGGGTGAACGCTTAGTTAAAACGAAGTATGATGTTCCAGTGATGGCGGCAGCAAGCAACGCTCCTCGAAAACCACCTTTCAGAGTTTCGTTGTAATAGACTTTCATGTCATCTTGAGTGGAACTGGAAATGGGGGCCTAACAAGTGGAAGTCAGAAGTGCGCTTGTTGACTATGATTATGTCGTGGGAGAAGTTACCTTCATGATAGCTGGCGATTGATTATATTGATGGGTATGGGTAACTGGTTGAGCAATCGAATGAGCGTAACTGCCAGCAGAGATGGGGTCTTTTTATAGCTGACGTGCGGCTATACGACTATGCGAATGGATATGAGGGATTTTCAAAGCCCGTTGCTATAAGG
Encoded here:
- a CDS encoding hypothetical protein (Match to ESTs gb|CF184922.1|CF184922, gb|CF189167.1|CF189167) → MKVYYNETLKGGFRGALLAAAITGTSYFVLTKRSPTFRSLPLPAKAFGGVVISIPCMFISAERAGLAYERAQWSGVGQKEIERNIERQSERWGKMTQMEKAKNWVGNHKYSLISAAWVGSLGLAFGIVARNPYQTTAQKVVQARMWAQGLTVGLLVGGALLAGANSNPPDEFSQKKEGDHSWRDILELDEHLTQEERAQLHGNADPKKLKEIHEAALKRKAAVGKV
- a CDS encoding hypothetical protein (Match to ESTs gb|CF190732.1|CF190732, gb|CF190894.1|CF190894, gb|CF186859.1|CF186859) codes for the protein MAELTKENLDKVTASPGSSSHGSRTPSLHQPEMSRRSSLSAGHPHSFKHVDTTQIGVPIVTPRKERPGHQRSLTGSYFPSQKGGIVDMPGEWPIGDEKTWREAKKAMEIDQDNPQDVANTIVRHVNTSLGRQVYNVDEVAAYQATALSVRDQLLDRWNQTAAYHTAKAPKRIYYLSIEWLVGRSLDNAVLNLGMRNVYEEANRKLGFNFEDLLNEERDAGLGNGGLGRLAACYIDSMATLNLPGWGYGLRYNYGIFKQLISNSGEQLEAPDPWLDRENPWEIARLDVTYPIRFYGRVDPIPNTDRAVWSGGMECLAVAYDTPIPGYGTKNCANIRLWSAKPVQGFDLNSFNAGNYEASVAASSEVENITRVLYPNDNMYAGKKLRVMQQYLWVSASLQDMLRRFTKLDLPWTELPDYVCIQMNDTHPTLAIPELLRILIDEEKLDYNTAWKITQKVFAYTNHTVLPEALERWQLDLFEELLPRHLQIIYRINFDFLGLVAKRWPGDMDRIRRMSIIEEGSPKYVRMAYLAIVTSFKINGVAELHSQLLQATIFRDFVEFKGRDAFTNVTNGITPRRWLLQCNPELAALITHTLGSDDWATNLKLLKNLLPMADNADFRKAFTNIKMDNKNRLASLIEAELGITLNIDSVFMTQIKRLHEYKRQTLNLFGVIYRYLRIKQASPEERKKITKHTAIFAGKAAPGYYVAKLVIRLINNVARVVNDDPDVGDILKVVFIPDYSVSIAEVLVPASDVSVQISTAGTEASGTSNMKLALNGALLLGTVDGANVEIAEDAGEDQSFLFGHLAEQVDEVRYANTYQPTPLEQRSPELAQTFKAIEAGTFGDGAIYAPLLKTVYEHDYYLVSNDFGSYLSAEKLMDECYDSDKTEWTRKSIITAFNMGDFSSDRSVQDYADGIWSVEPCEVPEDFSI